TGTTGATCCATCGATATTAAACCTCCTGTTGATCCATCGATATTAAACCTCCTGTTGATCCATCGATATTAGACCTCCTGTTGATCCATCGATATTAGACCTCCTGTTGATCCATCGATATTAGACCTCCTGTTGATCCATCGATATTAGACCTCCAGCTGATCCATCGATATTAGACCTCCAGCTGATCCATCGATATTAAGCCTCCTGTTGATCCATCGATATTAAACCTCCTGTTGATCCATCGATATTAAGCCTCCTGTTGATCCATCGATATTAAGCCTCCTGTTGATCCATCGATATTAGACCTCCTGTTGATCCATCGATATTAGACCTCCTGTTGATCCATCGATATTAGACCTCCTGTTGATCCATCGATATTAAACCTCCAGCTGATCCATCGATATTAAACCTCCTGTTGATCCATCGATATTAAACCTCCTGTTGATCCATCGATATTAAACCTCCTGTTGATCCATCGATATTAGACCTCCTGTTGATCCATCGATATTAGACCTCCTGTTGATCCATCGATATTAAACCTCCTGTTGATCCATCGATATTAAGCCTCCTGTTGATCCATCGATATTAGACCTCCTGTTGATCCATCGATGTTAGACCTCCTGTTGATCCATCGATATTAGACCTCCTGTTGATCCATCGATATTAGACCTCCAGTTGATCCATCGATATTAGACCTCCTGTTGATCCATCGATATTAAACCTCCAGCTGATCCATCGATATTAAACCTCCAGCTGATCCATCGATATTAGACCTCCTGTTGATCCATCGATATTAGACCTCCTGTTGATCCATCGATATTAGACCTCCTGTTGATCCATCGATGTTAGACCTCCAGCTGATCCATCGATATTAAACATCCTGTTGATCCGATGTCATGACTGTAAATTCTGAATTCATGAAATTATTGTTGCGTAATGTCAGTGTTTTCTTCATTTCTAGTTGTCAAAGGTTAAATATGTGTGTGGTCTGGtgtgtctcagttggtagagcatggtgcttccaacaccagggttgtaggtttgattcccacgggggaccagtatgaaaatataTGCTCTCAccactgtaagttgctctggataagagtatctgctaaatgactaaaatgtaagtcTGTGTTCTCGGCTAGCAGTCATCAACTGGTGAGAACCAGCATCATGTGTCGTATTGGGGAAATGACTGTAGTTCCTGTGTGTCAAACTGGGGATTTTTTTTCAGTTGGACCAAGATATTATGATTTTCAAGGCTGCAATGATTTTCCAGTGTACAGGGTTGGTTTTAAACCGAATTAATCTggaggagacggagggagagatgaaagggagggatggttgtagggacagagggagagatagagtgtggatggagggagagatggaaggagagactgaggggggatggagggatagttTCAGAAATAGTCTCGGAAGTCCCAGACCTAGGGCCAAAGCGTATGTCAGAACACTGTTCATGTGGGAGGCAACCCATCTGCCTAGGGAGACTAACAAagagctggagggagggagggatagggttCACCCAGGACTAAGGAACATTCTtagagaccagactagaccacatGACTGGAGCAGACATTATCATGACAAAGACCAGACTGGACCACATGACTGGAGCAGACATTAtcatgacagagaccagactagaccacatgactggagcagacattatcatgacagagaccagactggaccacatgactggagcagacattatcatgacagagaccagactggACCACATGACTGGAGCAGACATTATCATGACAGAGAGCAGACTACACCACATGACTGGAGCAGACATTAtcatgacagagaccagactagaccacatgactggagcagacattatcatgacagagaccagactagaccacatGACTGGAGCAGACATTATCATGACAAAGACCAGACTGGACCACATGACTGGAGCAGACATTAtcatgacagagaccagactagaccacatgactggagcagacattatcatgacagagaccagactggaccacatgactggagcagacattatcatgacagagaccagactggaccacatgactggagcagacattatcatgacagagaccagactacACCACATGACTGGAGCAGACATTAtcatgacagagaccagactagaccacatgactggagcagacattatcatgacagagaccagactagaccacatgactggagcagacattatcatgacagagaccagactgaACCACATGACTGGAGCAGACATTATCATGACAAAGACCAGACTGGACCACATGACTGGAGCAGACATTAtcatgacagagaccagactggaccacatgactggagcagacattatcatgacagagaccagactggaccacacgactggagcagacattatcatgatagACTGGACCACATGACTGGAGCAGACATTATCATGACAAAGACCAGACTGGACCACATGACTGGAGCAGACATTAtcatgacagagaccagactggACCACAAGACTGGAGCAGACATTAtcatgacagagaccagactagaccacatgactggagcagacattatcatgacagagaccagactagaccacatgactggagcagacattatcatgatagACTGGACCACATGACTGGAGCAGACATTATCATGACAAAGACCAGACTGGACCACAAGACTGGAGCAGACATTAtcatgacagagaccagactagaccacatgactggagcagacattatcatgacagagaccagactagaccacatGACTGGAGCAGACATTATCATGACAAAGACCAGACTGGACCACATGACTGGAGCAGACATTAtcatgacagagaccagactagaccacatgactggagcagacattatcatgacagagaccagactggaccacatgactggagcagacattatcatgacagagaccagactggaccacatgactggagcagacattatcatgacagagaccagactacACCACATGACTGGAGCAGACATTAtcatgacagagaccagactagaccacatgactggagcagacattatcatgacagagaccagactagaccacatgactggagcagacattatcatgacagagaccagactagaccacatgactggagcagacattatcatgacagagaccagactgaACCACATGACTGGAGCAGACATTATCATGACAAAGACCAGACTGGACCACATGACTGGAGCAGACATTAtcatgacagagaccagactggaccacatgactggagcagacattatcatgacagagaccagactggaccacacgactggagcagacattatcatgatagACTGGACCACATGACTGGAGCAGACATTATCATGACAAAGACCAGACTGGACCACATGACTGGAGCAGACATTAtcatgacagagaccagactggACCACAAGACTGGAGCAGACATTAtcatgacagagaccagactagaccacatgactggagcagacattatcatgacagagaccagactagaccacatgactggagcagacattatcatgatagACTGGACCACATGACTGGAGCAGACATTATCATGACAAAGACCAGACTGGACCACAAGACTGGAGCAGACATTAtcatgacagagaccagactagaccacatgactggagcagacattatcatgacagagaccagactggaccacatgactggagcagacattatcatgacagagactagactagaccacatgactggagcagacattatcatgacagagactagactagaccacatgactggagcagacattatcatgacagagaccagactagaccacatgactggagcagacattatcatgacagagactagactagaccacatgactggagcagacattatcatgacagagaccagactagaccacatGACTGGAGCAGACATTATCATGACAGAGACTAGACTAGACCACATGACTGGAGCAGACATTATCATGACAGAGACTAGACTAGACCACATGACTGGAGCAGACATTATCATGACACGAGCACAGATGAGACGGCACAAAGAATGGACTCATTATTCCCACATCAAAGACAGTACCAAGAGTTCTCAGTACTCTGAATCTCATGTTCGTTTGAATCAATTAGCCTGATAGGTACTCCTGTAAGCTTCGGTCTGTCTTGGAGAGTTGGATTGAAGAGCTGGAAGATGATCATTCAGATCATGTGTTTCTGACCGCATTATTGTAAGAGCCTGCACACATAGCCACCTGTCACAGTGTGGGTAACCTCGTGACCTTTTCCCAGGCTAACTGTGGTTAGCACATATACATAAGCCTGTAACGCCAACTAACAAGTCTGGCCGACTGGGGAGTGAACTGCTTTGTAGTGTTTTAGTTTGAAGCTTTGGTCCACCAGACGTTCCCAGCATTGGGAGGAAGTGTCTGCTGAATGACATTACAGAGTGGGTTTCATCAGCTGTGTTTTAGTGGAAATAAACAGCGTCCTCTTTTTGCAGACTATTGTTCCATGTTCAGTGATAATGCATTGATGATGCTAATTATTGTGATCTGATATGCTAATCAGTCCATTGTATGCTTTTggggagtgtgtggtgtgtatgtgtatattgtGATTGAACATTGTTTTCCTGtctccccgtgtgtgtgtgtgtgtgtgtgtgtgtgtgtgcgtgtatgtatatTGTGATTGAACATTGTTTTcctgtctctccaggtgtgtgtgtgtgtgtgtgtgtgtgtgtgtgtgtgtgtgtgtgtgtgtgtgtattgtgattGAACGTTGTTTTCCTGTCTCCAGGTCCACTATGCAGCGTGCTCGTGGAACGGTTTGGTTGCCGGGTAACGGTGATGGTGGGAGGGGTTCTGAGTGGACTAGGCATGGTGGTCAGTGCCCTCGCCAGAACCATCACAGAACTCTACATCACCAGCATCATCGCAGGTCAGAGGGCgcacgaatacacacacacacacacacacacacacacacacactataaaccCACCAATATAAGACATCTCTCCTTCTTTCTATGGGGCATTATGAGTCATCCTCATCAGTTCCTCTGTCCtcctcatacagggttggggttctGCCTGTCCTTCCAGCCCTCTGTGACCATGATGGGCCACTACTTTTTGAGGCGGCGGGCGTTTGCCAATGCCCTGTCGTCCACCGGCACGGCCCTGGGCCTCAGCACCTTACCCCTGCTGGCCAACTTCCTGCTGGGCCAGTTTGGCTGGAGAGGCAGCTTCCTGGTCCTGGGAGGGCTGCTGTTGaactgctgtgtgtgtggggctgtcaTGAGGCCCCTGGGGGCCAAACACAGTGGAGCCCAGAGGATACTCACTAACAAAGCTGCCCAGGGGCTCAGCAAGCAACCAATCAAAGGTCCTCTCCAACAGGAGAAGGAGGGACTTAAGGCAAGACTTAGGACAGCGTTCAGTGACCTTGTCGTGTTCCTACGGAGACACATGGCCTTTGACCTGTTGGTCAGTAACCCTCGTTACCGTGCCTACGCCCTGGGAGTGACGTGGATGATGTTGGGGTTTGTAGTTCCCCTGATCTACCTGGTGCCCTATGCTACAGCCAATGGTATGGAACAGGACCGAGCCGCGCTACTGATGGCCATACTGGGCCTGGTTAACATTGCTGTGAGACCCGTGGCGGCTGTCTTCTTCGGCCTGCCGCGCTTCAGGTACTGTAGCCTGGATGTTAGAGGTTAGGAGTGGGTCAGCAACTGGACCGgagggttgctggttcaaatcccaagcaagaaaacatttaataaaaaatgatGTGATCTGAAAATGAATATGGATAATAAATTggtcttctcttcctcctcctcctcttcctcctcctcctcctctcaggggCAGTGGCtgttttgtgtatgtgtttgcGGTAGCCCTCCTGGTCAACGGGCTGAGTAACAGTATCTGTGGTGCTGCCGCCACCTTCCCCGTGCTCCTGGTCTACGTGGTCATCTTTGGTCTGTCCATGTCTGTGATTGGCTCTCTGCTGTTCACGGTGCTGATGGAGACGGTGGAGATGAGCCGGTTCCCCTCTGCCCTGGGTCTCATCAGTATGTTAGAGAGTGGAACACTGCTGATTGGACCGCCGCTCGCAGGTACTGTGTGTATTGCGCCTGTCAGGATTGTActactacacattttgccatgggacaaagataaacattttcagttttacagctaattttcttcaattatgtatatattttttacattgcttATGAcatgttcatatgctatctggggagTGGGGGAGGGTTGCGGGGGCAATAGGGGTGTGTGGTACACCACTGTGGGGGCTATAGGGGGGTGTGGTACACCACTGTGGGGGCTATAGGGGTGTGTGGTACACCACTGTAGGGGCTATAGGGGTGTGTGGtaaatgtgccgaatacaacaggtgtaggtagaccttacaagACAAGTAAAAAATCTAAGTAATAAAGTGTTTGGTACAGTATGGTCTTCTAGTCTATGGGATCTGTTCAAGTCCTATGTATGGTCTTCTAGTCTATGGCATCTGTTCAAGTCCTATGTATGGTCTTCTAGTCTATGGCATCTGTTCAAGTCCTATGTATGGTCTTCTAGTCTATGGCATCTGTTCAAGTCCTATGTATGGTCTTCTAGTCTATGGCATCTGTTCAAGTCCTATGTATGGTCTTCTAGTCTATGGCATCTGTTCAAGTCCTATGTATGGTCTTCTAGTCTATGGCATCTGTTCAAGTCCTATGTATGGTCTTCTAGTCTATGGCATCTGTTCAAGTCCTATGTATGGTCTTCTAGTCTATGGCATCTGTTCAAGTCCTATGTATGGTCTTCTAGTCTATGGCATCTGTTCAAGTCCTATGTATGGTCTTCTAGTCTATGGCATCTGTTCAAGTCCTATGTATGGTCTTCTAGTCTATGGCATCTGTTCAAGTCCTATGTATGGTCTTCTAGTCTATGGCATCTGTTCCAAGTCCTATGTATGGTCTTCTAGTCTATGGCATCTGTTCCAAGTCCTATGTGTGGTCTTCTAGTCTATGGCATCTGTTCAAGTCCTATGTATGGTCTTCTAGTCTATGGCATCTGTTCAAGTCCTATGTATGGTCTTCTAGTCTATGGCATCTGTTCAAGTCCTATGTGTGGTCTTCTAGTCTATGGCATCTGTTCAAGTCCTATGTATGGTCTTCTAGTCTATGGCATCTGTTCAAGTCCTATGTATGGTCTTCTAGTCTATGGCATCTGTTCAAGTCCTATGTATGGTCTTCTAGTCTATGGCATCTTTTCAAGTCCTATGTATGGTCTTCTAGTCTATGGCATCTGTTCAAGTCCTATGTATGGTCTTCTAGTCTATGGCATCTGTTCAAGTCCTATGTATGGTCTTCTAGTCTATGGCATCTGTTCAAGTCCTATGTATGGTCTTCTAGTCTATGGGATCTGTTCAAGTCCTATGTATGGTCTTCTAGTCTATGGCATCTGTTCAAGTCCTATGTATGGTCTTCTAGTCTATGGCATCTGTTCAAGTCCTATGTATGGTCTTCTAGTCTATGGCATCTGTTCAAGTCCTATGTATGGTCTTCTAGTCTATGGCATCTGTTCAAGTCCTATGTATGGTCTTCTAGTCTATGGCATCTGTTCAAGTCCTATGTATGGTCTTCTAGTCTATGGCATCTGTTCAAGTCCTATGTGTTGTCTTCTAGTCTATGGCATCTGTTCAAGTCCTATGTATGGTCTTCTAGTCTATGGCATCTGTTCAAGTCCTATGTGTTGTCTTCTAGTCTATGGCATCTGTTCAAGTCCTATGTGTGGTCTTCTAGTCTATGGCATCTGTTCAAGTCCTATGTGTGGTCTTCTAGTCTATGGCATCTGTTCAAGTCCTATGTATGGTCTTCTAGTCTATGGCATCTGTTCAAGTCCTATGTATGGTCTTCTAGTCTATGGCATCTGTTCAAGTCCTATGTATGGTCTTCTAGTCTATGGCATCTGTTCAAGTCCTATGTATGGTCTTCTAGTCTATGGCATCTGTTCAAGTCCTATGTATGGTCTTCTAGTCTATGGCATCTGTTCAAGTCCTATGTATGGTCTTCTAGTCTATGGCATCTGTTCAAGTCCTATGTATGGTCTTCTAGTCTATGGCATCTGTTCAAGTCCTATGTATGGTCTTCTAGTCTATGGCATCTGTTCAAGTCCTATGTATGGTCTTCTAGTCTATGGGATCTGTTCAAGTCCTATGTATGGTCTTCTAGTCTATGGCATCTGTTCAAGTCCTATGTATGGTCTTCTAGTCTATGGCATCTGTTCAAGTCCTATGTGTGGTCTTCTAGTCTTTGGCATCTGTTCCAAGTCCTATGTATGGTCTTCTAGTCTATGGCATCTGTTCAAGTCCTATGTATGGTCTTCTAGTCTATGGCATCTGTTCAAGTCCTATGTATGGTCTTCTAGTCTATGGCATCTGTTCAAGTCCTATGTATGGTCTTCTAGTCTATGGCATCTGTTCAAGTCCTATGTGTGGTCTTCTAGTCTATGGCATCTGTTCAAGTCCTATGTATGGTCTTCTAGTCTATGGGATCTGTTCAAGTCCTATGTATGATCTTCTAGTCTATGGCATCTGTTCAAGTCCTATGTATGGTCTTCTAGTCTATGGCATCTGTTCAAGTCCTATGTGTGGATTCTTTGTCTGTGGTACAGAATCAATGTTATGCCCATTATAAACCTGTTATGTTATATGAGGACTGGGGAGGGTCTGAGTTATGCCCAGTATAAACCTGTTATGTTATATGAGGACTGGGGAGGGTATGAGTTATGCCCAGTATAAACCTGTTATGTTATATGAGGACTGGGGAGGGTCTGAGTTATGCCCAGTATAAACCTGTTATGTTATATGAGGACTGGGGAGGGTATGAGTTATGCCCAGTATAAACCTGTTATGTTATATGAGGACTGGGGAGGGTATGAGTTATGCCCAGTATAAACCTGTTATGTTATATGAGGACTGGGGAGGGTCTGAGTTTTGTCACACAGGGAAATGGAATGTTCTTTCCACTGGATTCCCATGTCTAGCTGGGGATGTGAATGGGTCATGTGCTCTGGTTTCCACAATGTGTGTAtgcttgcgtgtgtgtctgtgtgtgcgtgcgtcaggCGGGTAGGAGGGTCGACAGGGAACGGCTCTGGGGCAGGCTGACTGGAGGAGGGCGTGGCCTAGTGTACCCCTGCTGAACTCCTAAGGTGGTCTCTGGTTTCCAGCGCCATGGCAACTCTAATGTCAACGCCTGGTAGTAAGGTGGTCTCTGGTTTCCAGCGCCATGGCAACTCTAATGTCAACGCCTGGTAGTAGCCGACTAGCCCTGTGCTCAGCGGGTCCTGGCAGAGCTGTACTGAACTAGCATCCAGTTCAGAGGAATGTGTTATgaggacacacactgacacacttaaATATAGCTGTTCTTTCACTGTTATAGCACCATGTGTGGTTGTTGATACAAGCCTTCTAGGAAATGCTTATGTACAGCTTATGAACTGTTTTGTGTGGTTATGAACGTGTTATGACATGGTAATGTAGGTACCCTTCAAATGAAGTGTTACCCAAGTCTTTCCTAACACTGTGCCTGTTGCCATGTCCCTCTCTTCCAGGCATGTTGGTGGACAGTACAGGACACTACTCTTATGTGTTCCATGCCTGCAGTGTGATTGTCTCCTCCTCTGGCCTCTTCCTGATCGGAGCGTTCTACTATCTGGACAGACAGAAGAagagggaagagaagaagagagcagGTCCTCCTGCTGCATACCAACAGAAGCCTGCTATCATCCTAGTCCCTGACTGCCAGTACAGCCATGTTCCTTCTACACAGGGAGGGAAGCCTGCTATCAGCCTAGTCCCTGACTGCCAGTACAGCCATGTTCCTTCTACACAGGGAGGGAAGCCTGCTATCAGCCTAGTCCCTGACTGCCAGTACAGCCATGTTCCTTCTacacagggagggagagcagCGGACACTGTACGTGTCACCAACGTGTGACGTACTAATATGCACGTGTGTAACCCAGTAAGACAAACTGTCTAGCTGCCTGCCATAGAATTACATCTAGAATCagaatgaagtaaggaggtagcCTTCCACGAGCCTTGGCCTGTAGGAGCTGCAGCATATCACAGGAACTGCTCACTGTGTAACGCCCCCACTATGATGAACCAATGAAGGATAGGATCTCTGTGGTGCCTGCTGTCTGCTGCCTTCAGAGGGAAGAACAGGGAGGTTACACATACACGACTGTTATTATCACTGTGATTCCTATGTATGTACGTACGTATCCAGGCATTCACAACACAAGAGTTTGCACACAGATCTAGTCTGGATTTGGAAGTcacactctgtctctccctctctctatatatacagtatacaccacCATCTTTTTTTCAATAAATATCTTCTGTTTTCATCAACAAACACGAGGCTGAATGACACACCATCCCTATTTCATTCAGACCCTGAATGACAGTGCTGTAAAAGCTGACCAAGCAGTCTAGTAGACTCTACAGTAGAACTGTCGTCCATACAGCCCACTAGTAGACGCTACAGTAGGACTGTCTAACATACGGCCCACTAGTAGACGCTACAGTAGAACTGTCTAACATACGGCCCACTAGTAGACTCTACAGTAGAACTGTCTAACATACGGCCCACTAGTAGACTCTACAGTAGAACTGTCTAACATACGGCCCACTAGTAGACGCTACAGTAGGACTGTCTAACATACGGCCCACTAGTAGACGCTACAGTAGAACTGTCTAACATACGGCCCACTAGTAGACTCTACAGTAGAACTGTCTAACATACGGCCCACTAGTAGACTCTACAGTAGAACTGTCTAACATACGGCCCACTAGTAGACGCTACAGTAGAACTGTCTAACATACGGCCCCCTAGTAGACGCTACAGTAGGACTGTCGTCCATACGGCCCACTAGTAGACTCTACAGTAGAACTGTCTAACATACGGCCCACTAGTAGACGCTACAGTAGAACTGTCTAACATACGGCCCACTAGTAGACTCTACAGTAGAACTGTCTAACATACGGCCCACTAGTAGACGCTACAGTAGAACTGTCTAACATACGGCCCACTAGTAGACTCTACAGTAGAACTGTCTAACATACGGCCCACTAGTAGACGCTACAGTAGAACTGTCTAACATACGGCCCACTAGTAGACTCTACAGTAGAACTGTCTAACATACGGCCCACTAGTAGACTCTACAGTAGAACTGTCTAACATACGGCCCACTAGTAGACTCTACAGTAGAACTGTCTAACATACGGCCCACTAGTAGACTCTACAGTAGAACTGTCTAACATACGGCCCACTAGTAGACGCTACAGTAGAACTGTCTAACATACGGCCCACTAGTAGACGCTACAGTAGAACTGTCTAACATACGGCCCACTAGTAGACGCTACAGTAGGACTGTCGTCCATACGGCCCACTAGTAGACGCTACAGTAGAACTGTCTAACATACGGCCCACTAGTAGACTCTACAGTAGAACTGTCTAACATACGGCCCACTAGTAGACTCTACAGTAGAACTGTCTAACATACGGCCCACTAGTAGACGCTACAGTAGAACTGTCGTCCATACGGCCCACTAGTAGACGCTACAGTAGAACTGTCTAACATACGGCCCACTAGTAGACTCTACAGTAGAACTGTCTAACATACGGCCCACTAGTCGACGCTACAGTAGAACTGTCTAACATACGGCTCGTAGTACACacaaataaatatttgaatttgttACTAATTTTCTGACTAACAACGATCTCAATCTACATTTAAATGATTAAAACCAAACCATAAATATttagaaatgataatggacctaaATCTAGTTTCTTCACGCTGTGCAGCTAGCTAACAGTCATCATAATGAAAGCTACATTTTATAGtttcttcactctgtccagctagctaACAGTCATCATAATGAAAGctacatttatagtctcttcactctgttcaTCTAGCtaacagtcatcatcatgaaagctacatttatagtctcttcactctgtccagctagctaACAGTCATCCAAATGAAAGctacatttatagtctcttcacacTGTCCAGGTAGCGAACAGTCATCCAAATGAAAGctacatttatagtctcttcactctgttcaGCTAGCTAACAGTCATCCAAATGAAAGctacatttatagtctcttcactctgtccagctagcgaACAGTCATCCAAATGAAAGctacatttatagtctcttcactctgtccagctggCTAACAGTCATCATAATGAAAGctacatttatagtctcttcactctgtccagctggCTAACAGTCATCATAATGAAAGCTACATTTTATAGtttcttcactctgtccagctagctaACAGTCATCATAATGAAAGctacatttatagtctcttcactctgttcaTCTAGCtaacagtcatcatcatgaaagctacatttatagtctcttcactctgtccagctagctaACAGTCATCCAAATGAAAGctacatttatagtctcttcacacTGTCCAGGTAGCGAACAGTCATCCAAATGAAAGctacatttatagtctcttcactctgttcaGCTAGCTAACAGTCATCCAAATGAAAGctacatttatagtctcttcactctgtccagctagcgaACAGTCATCCAAATGAAAGctacatttatagtctcttcactctgtccagctggCTAACAGTCATCATAATGAAAGctacatttatagtctcttcactctgtccagctagctaACAGTCATCCAAATGAAAGctacatttatagtctcttcactctgtccagctggCTAACAGTCATCATAATGAAAGctacatttatagtctcttcactctgtccagctggCTAACAGTCATCCAAATGAAAGctacatttatagtctcttcactctgtccagctagctaACAGTCATCCAAATGAAAGCTACATTTATAGTCTCTTTACTCTGTCGAGCAATAACAGTCAAcaaaa
The sequence above is a segment of the Salvelinus alpinus chromosome 1, SLU_Salpinus.1, whole genome shotgun sequence genome. Coding sequences within it:
- the LOC139573140 gene encoding monocarboxylate transporter 6-like isoform X1, translating into MTEGVELEARQNQTHRTQRTRQNQTQGDTVLLRRGSGGEGPQGPKGPEVRAEGSRGSEDVVETQTSQDWTGVNHSTVRRSTDSNSEEQEEEEEEEEGSLQHHHLTGLPPHNGPTGEPGAGLSGNGYAQQVAPDGGWGWVVLVATILVLALTLAFPSCIGIFYTELQAEFSSSNTETSWVPAIMTAVLHAGGPLCSVLVERFGCRVTVMVGGVLSGLGMVVSALARTITELYITSIIAGLGFCLSFQPSVTMMGHYFLRRRAFANALSSTGTALGLSTLPLLANFLLGQFGWRGSFLVLGGLLLNCCVCGAVMRPLGAKHSGAQRILTNKAAQGLSKQPIKGPLQQEKEGLKARLRTAFSDLVVFLRRHMAFDLLVSNPRYRAYALGVTWMMLGFVVPLIYLVPYATANGMEQDRAALLMAILGLVNIAVRPVAAVFFGLPRFRGSGCFVYVFAVALLVNGLSNSICGAAATFPVLLVYVVIFGLSMSVIGSLLFTVLMETVEMSRFPSALGLISMLESGTLLIGPPLAGMLVDSTGHYSYVFHACSVIVSSSGLFLIGAFYYLDRQKKREEKKRAGPPAAYQQKPAIILVPDCQYSHVPSTQGGKPAISLVPDCQYSHVPSTQGGKPAISLVPDCQYSHVPSTQGGRAADTVRVTNV
- the LOC139573140 gene encoding monocarboxylate transporter 6-like isoform X2 encodes the protein MTEGVELEARQNQTHRTQRTRQNQTQGDTVLLRRGSGGEGPQGPKGPEVRAEGSRGSEDVVETQTSQDWTGVNHSTVRRSTDSNSEEQEEEEEEEEGSLQHHHLTGLPPHNGPTGEPGAGLSGNGYAQQVAPDGGWGWVVLVATILVLALTLAFPSCIGIFYTELQAEFSSSNTETSWVPAIMTAVLHAGGPLCSVLVERFGCRVTVMVGGVLSGLGMVVSALARTITELYITSIIAGLGFCLSFQPSVTMMGHYFLRRRAFANALSSTGTALGLSTLPLLANFLLGQFGWRGSFLVLGGLLLNCCVCGAVMRPLGAKHSGAQRILTNKAAQGLSKQPIKGPLQQEKEGLKARLRTAFSDLVVFLRRHMAFDLLVSNPRYRAYALGVTWMMLGFVVPLIYLVPYATANGMEQDRAALLMAILGLVNIAVRPVAAVFFGLPRFRGSGCFVYVFAVALLVNGLSNSICGAAATFPVLLVYVVIFGLSMSVIGSLLFTVLMETVEMSRFPSALGLISMLESGTLLIGPPLAV